In Blastopirellula sediminis, the following proteins share a genomic window:
- the ilvC gene encoding ketol-acid reductoisomerase, which produces MPAKIYYDNDADLSVLKDKTIAILGYGSQGHAQAQNLRDSGCNVVIGQRPGSANYDLAVKHGFEPMSIEEACKKAQVINVLLPDEVQGDIYKTSIAPNLKPGDVLMCSHGFNIHFGQIEPPKGIDTLLVAPKGPGHLVRSEYVAGGGVPSLIALGDGASEETRKIGLAYAKGIGGTRGGVIETTFAEETETDLFGEQVVLCGGVSELVKAGFETLVEAGYQEEMAYFECMHELKLIVDLLYQGGLNYMRYSISNTAEFGDYSTGPRIITAETKAEMKRVLNEIQDGTFARNWILENRAGAPRFKAIRRNERGHQVEQVGKRLRKLMTWIDSKEV; this is translated from the coding sequence ATGCCCGCCAAGATTTATTACGACAACGATGCCGACCTTTCCGTCTTGAAGGATAAGACGATCGCTATTTTGGGTTATGGGTCGCAAGGACACGCCCAAGCCCAGAACCTGCGCGATAGCGGCTGCAATGTCGTAATCGGGCAGCGTCCCGGCAGCGCCAACTACGACCTGGCCGTGAAGCACGGCTTCGAGCCGATGTCGATCGAAGAGGCCTGCAAGAAGGCCCAGGTCATCAACGTCCTGCTGCCGGACGAAGTCCAGGGCGACATCTACAAGACCTCGATCGCCCCGAACCTGAAGCCGGGCGACGTTCTGATGTGCTCGCACGGTTTCAACATCCACTTCGGCCAGATCGAACCGCCGAAGGGGATCGACACCTTGTTGGTCGCGCCGAAGGGCCCGGGCCACTTGGTTCGTAGCGAATACGTCGCCGGCGGCGGCGTTCCGTCGCTGATCGCGCTCGGCGACGGCGCCAGCGAAGAAACCCGCAAGATCGGCCTGGCCTACGCCAAGGGGATCGGCGGCACCCGCGGCGGCGTCATCGAAACCACCTTCGCCGAAGAGACCGAAACCGACTTGTTCGGCGAACAGGTCGTGCTGTGCGGCGGCGTCAGCGAACTGGTCAAAGCTGGTTTCGAAACGCTGGTCGAAGCGGGCTACCAAGAAGAAATGGCCTACTTCGAGTGCATGCACGAACTGAAGCTGATCGTCGACCTGCTCTATCAGGGCGGACTGAACTACATGCGTTACAGCATCTCGAACACCGCCGAATTCGGCGACTACTCGACCGGCCCGCGCATCATCACCGCCGAAACCAAGGCTGAAATGAAGCGCGTCCTCAACGAGATCCAAGACGGCACCTTCGCCCGCAACTGGATCCTCGAAAACCGCGCCGGCGCCCCGCGCTTCAAGGCGATCCGCCGCAACGAACGCGGCCACCAGGTCGAACAGGTCGGCAAGCGCCTCCGCAAGCTGATGACCTGGATCGACTCGAAGGAAGTCTAG
- a CDS encoding alkaline phosphatase D family protein has translation MAKTTRRTAIKAMAAGTALISLQKSTAEAKDSAAQTTAASRLENRQDRVWLGEEYWANPMEDWRIVDGAAECQNTAGDRNVHLLTHQLTNNGGAFQMSVRLRQVEVNKDDGGAGFRIGVRSDINEHRSNCFAKNGINAGVIGDQLVLGGSKKPLTEKVADQVIQLSLSGKPADKGYQLTLIASTPTSDKPLATLTETVPAASVLGNVSIVSNYNKTPAIKRGARYRFWDWKVSGDALTEAAENKFGPILWTMYSLSDSRSGEGFVLKLSALTGPLGEKDSKDVELLVEKDGAWKSLGTAQLDTDAWVATFRIPNWDEKTATPFKVVYREALRDGSVSESDWTGTVRANPVGRPLRFGALTCQNDYAFPYEPVANNLLALDPDILYFSGDQLYENHGGYGLIRDPADPAILNYLRKYYQHGWSFREPMRDRPTLCLPDDHDVFQGNIWGEGGKAMISGDTSSAGGYREPAKMVNVVHKTNCAHHPDPYDPAPCLQDISVYYGDVVYGGVSFAVIADRQWKTGPDHVDTGGGRPDHVPDANFDTSKLDKPDLVLLGERQEKFLEEWVEDWRGHNMKVVLSQTVFAGVATHHGGYDGYLKADLDSGSWPQTARNRAVAILRKGMPLHINGDQHLTTLVQYGVDKQRDSNWSFCSPAIAVGYPRWWRPDEVGMPHENRPKHGLANTGEFIDGFGNKAYVYAVGNPEVGNKRNRYELAHQKGSGFGIVTIDTEAKTYKIESFRFLIDATDGKEGNQFPGWPITLQQKENGGQNVIG, from the coding sequence ATGGCGAAAACGACCCGTCGTACCGCGATCAAGGCGATGGCCGCCGGTACCGCTTTGATCAGTCTGCAAAAGTCGACCGCCGAGGCGAAAGACTCCGCCGCCCAAACGACTGCGGCTAGTCGGCTGGAGAACCGTCAGGACCGCGTCTGGCTCGGCGAAGAGTATTGGGCCAACCCGATGGAAGATTGGCGGATCGTCGACGGCGCCGCCGAGTGCCAAAACACCGCCGGCGATCGCAACGTTCACCTGCTGACGCATCAGCTGACCAACAACGGCGGCGCCTTTCAAATGTCGGTTCGTCTCCGTCAGGTCGAAGTCAACAAAGACGACGGCGGCGCCGGCTTCCGCATCGGCGTTCGCAGCGACATCAACGAACATCGCAGCAACTGCTTCGCGAAGAACGGCATCAACGCCGGCGTCATCGGCGATCAGCTTGTTCTGGGCGGTTCGAAGAAACCGCTGACCGAAAAGGTCGCTGACCAAGTGATCCAACTCTCGCTCTCCGGCAAGCCGGCCGACAAGGGCTACCAGCTGACCTTGATCGCGTCGACGCCGACCAGCGACAAGCCGCTCGCAACCTTGACCGAAACCGTTCCCGCCGCCTCGGTGCTGGGGAACGTCTCGATCGTCAGCAACTACAACAAAACTCCTGCCATCAAACGGGGCGCTCGTTATCGCTTCTGGGATTGGAAGGTCTCCGGCGACGCGCTGACCGAAGCGGCCGAAAACAAGTTCGGCCCGATCCTCTGGACGATGTACTCGCTCAGCGATTCGCGCTCGGGCGAAGGCTTCGTCTTGAAGCTGAGCGCCTTGACCGGCCCGCTCGGCGAGAAGGATAGCAAAGACGTCGAACTGCTGGTCGAAAAGGATGGTGCGTGGAAGTCGCTCGGCACGGCCCAGCTCGATACGGACGCGTGGGTCGCCACCTTCCGCATCCCGAACTGGGACGAGAAGACCGCGACGCCGTTCAAAGTCGTGTATCGCGAAGCGCTGCGTGACGGCAGCGTCAGCGAGTCGGACTGGACCGGAACCGTCCGCGCCAACCCGGTTGGCCGTCCGCTGCGTTTTGGGGCGCTCACCTGCCAGAACGACTATGCGTTTCCGTACGAGCCGGTCGCCAACAACTTGCTGGCGCTCGATCCCGATATCCTCTACTTCTCCGGCGATCAGCTGTATGAAAACCATGGGGGCTACGGGCTCATCCGCGACCCGGCCGACCCGGCGATCCTCAACTACCTGCGCAAGTATTATCAGCATGGCTGGTCGTTCCGCGAGCCGATGCGCGATCGTCCGACGTTGTGCCTGCCGGACGACCATGACGTCTTCCAGGGGAACATCTGGGGCGAAGGGGGCAAGGCGATGATCAGCGGCGACACCTCTTCGGCCGGCGGCTATCGCGAACCGGCCAAGATGGTGAACGTCGTTCACAAAACCAACTGCGCCCATCACCCCGATCCGTACGATCCGGCGCCTTGCTTGCAGGACATCAGCGTTTACTACGGCGACGTCGTTTACGGCGGCGTCAGCTTCGCGGTGATCGCCGATCGTCAGTGGAAGACCGGTCCCGATCATGTCGATACCGGCGGCGGTCGCCCAGACCATGTGCCGGATGCGAACTTCGACACGTCGAAGCTCGACAAGCCGGATCTGGTGCTGCTCGGCGAACGCCAGGAAAAATTCCTGGAAGAGTGGGTCGAAGATTGGCGCGGGCACAACATGAAGGTGGTCCTCAGCCAGACCGTCTTCGCCGGCGTTGCGACGCATCACGGCGGTTACGACGGCTACCTGAAGGCCGACCTCGACAGCGGCAGTTGGCCGCAAACGGCCCGCAACCGCGCGGTCGCCATCCTGCGCAAGGGAATGCCGCTGCACATCAACGGCGACCAGCATCTGACGACGCTGGTGCAGTACGGCGTCGACAAGCAGCGGGACAGCAACTGGTCGTTCTGCTCGCCGGCGATCGCCGTCGGCTATCCCCGGTGGTGGCGTCCCGACGAAGTCGGCATGCCGCACGAAAACCGACCGAAACATGGCCTGGCCAACACCGGCGAGTTCATCGACGGCTTCGGCAACAAAGCGTACGTCTACGCCGTCGGCAATCCGGAAGTCGGCAACAAGCGTAACCGCTACGAACTGGCCCACCAAAAAGGAAGCGGCTTCGGCATCGTCACCATCGACACCGAAGCGAAGACCTACAAGATCGAGTCGTTCCGCTTTTTGATCGACGCGACCGACGGCAAAGAAGGGAACCAATTCCCCGGCTGGCCGATCACGCTGCAACAAAAAGAAAACGGCGGCCAGAACGTCATCGGCTAA
- a CDS encoding DUF3239 domain-containing protein — protein sequence MPIEFACPVCSKRFKVDDKHVGRKTSCRSCGAAITIPDQGEAELSGDTTGGSTLYDHSNKERRDLGISIGDEGLIEAVSEHIEKHFGKVDNVFHELISTGVHVDVHVINPTTERPYYTLVTSGMSELPMTTPPGAEELAYAELVLCLPPDWKMSQDAFEDESNYWPIRWMKILARFPHDYETFFTISHTIPGGNPPEEFDASTPMGCWMFVAPFMFEEESFELQHDGHTVNFLYMLPLHLDEMEFKLKHGFDEAVDRIMESFEIRELIDMQRPSFMQLDWAPARRSKRQSIVASCPCGETFEAKTGDAGKSIPCPKCSQPVYVPCSTLAVTGNYPDGPAASNPAGVSLKLGRYVSLRPIEILWWGIPAVLFVLLGIMVHWSLFIPAVILFGIFALRWRKLHHHFKDGDSRPGVIVSLDPPLFASITDLDLGAGGGERLAVKVVPFFSKQIDGSPIKIGERIPTAAAYHEDSEKGDKATSWGDFEPIPVAYANGDPAAARYVISQIDDEEWKQLSEGLKQVPRPLKPGLYDVTL from the coding sequence ATGCCTATCGAATTTGCGTGCCCGGTTTGCAGCAAACGCTTCAAAGTGGACGACAAGCACGTAGGGCGAAAAACAAGTTGCCGATCATGCGGCGCGGCGATCACCATCCCCGACCAGGGAGAAGCGGAGCTTTCCGGCGACACCACCGGCGGTAGCACGCTGTACGACCACTCGAACAAAGAGCGGCGCGACCTGGGGATTTCGATCGGGGACGAGGGGCTGATCGAAGCGGTCAGCGAACATATTGAGAAACATTTCGGCAAGGTCGACAACGTTTTTCATGAGCTGATTTCGACCGGAGTGCATGTCGACGTCCATGTGATCAACCCGACGACCGAGCGTCCTTACTACACGCTGGTCACGTCCGGGATGTCCGAGCTGCCGATGACGACTCCGCCGGGCGCCGAAGAGCTGGCCTACGCCGAGCTGGTTCTCTGCTTGCCGCCCGATTGGAAAATGTCGCAGGACGCGTTTGAGGACGAGTCGAACTACTGGCCGATTCGCTGGATGAAGATCCTGGCGCGCTTTCCGCACGACTACGAAACCTTCTTCACCATCTCGCACACGATCCCCGGCGGCAATCCACCGGAAGAGTTCGACGCCAGCACGCCGATGGGTTGCTGGATGTTCGTTGCGCCGTTCATGTTTGAAGAAGAGTCGTTCGAGTTGCAGCATGACGGGCACACCGTCAACTTCCTTTACATGCTGCCGCTCCATCTCGATGAAATGGAATTCAAACTGAAGCATGGTTTTGACGAAGCGGTCGATCGGATCATGGAATCGTTCGAGATTCGCGAGCTGATCGATATGCAGCGTCCCAGCTTCATGCAGTTGGATTGGGCCCCAGCGCGTCGATCGAAGCGGCAATCGATCGTCGCGAGTTGCCCGTGCGGCGAAACCTTCGAAGCGAAAACCGGAGATGCGGGCAAATCGATCCCCTGTCCGAAGTGCAGCCAGCCGGTCTACGTCCCTTGTTCGACCCTGGCGGTGACCGGCAATTATCCGGATGGACCGGCCGCATCGAATCCGGCCGGCGTCTCCCTGAAGCTCGGCCGCTACGTATCGCTGCGTCCGATCGAGATCCTCTGGTGGGGCATTCCGGCGGTCTTGTTCGTTCTGCTCGGCATTATGGTCCACTGGAGCCTCTTTATTCCGGCCGTGATCCTGTTCGGGATCTTCGCACTCAGGTGGCGGAAACTTCATCATCACTTTAAAGACGGCGACAGCCGGCCCGGCGTGATCGTTTCACTGGATCCGCCGCTGTTCGCTTCGATCACCGACCTCGATTTGGGCGCCGGCGGAGGAGAACGACTCGCGGTTAAGGTGGTCCCCTTTTTCTCGAAACAAATCGACGGCAGTCCGATCAAGATTGGCGAGCGCATTCCAACCGCCGCCGCCTATCATGAAGATTCCGAAAAAGGGGACAAAGCGACAAGCTGGGGCGACTTCGAGCCGATTCCGGTCGCCTACGCCAACGGCGATCCAGCCGCCGCACGGTATGTGATCTCGCAAATCGACGACGAAGAGTGGAAACAACTCAGCGAGGGGCTAAAACAAGTTCCCCGCCCCTTGAAACCAGGCCTGTATGACGTGACGCTATAG
- the gap gene encoding type I glyceraldehyde-3-phosphate dehydrogenase yields MAVRVAINGFGRIGRLTFRNLIARGDEFEVVAINDLTDNKMLANLLKYDSTHRRFPGTVEYDAEGLTVNGTKIRVFEERNPAALPWGDMGVDVVVESTGVFTGRKTETKAGYDSHLDAGAKKVVLSAPAKDAPDLTCVLGVNDNELTADMKTVSNASCTTNCLAPVAKILNDKFGLKDGLMTTIHAYTNDQQVLDLPHADPYRARAAALNIIPTSTGAAKAVGLVIPALKGKLTGISMRVPVPTGSVVDLVANLEKTVTKEEINAAMKEAAEGPLKGILCYTEDPIVSADIIGDPHSSIFAAPLTDVINGSLVKVVSWYDNEAGYSARTADLVAKLGNM; encoded by the coding sequence GTGGCTGTTCGTGTTGCAATCAATGGTTTTGGACGCATCGGTCGTTTGACCTTCCGCAATCTCATCGCCCGTGGCGACGAATTCGAAGTGGTCGCGATTAACGACCTCACTGACAACAAAATGCTGGCGAACCTGCTGAAATATGACAGCACGCACCGCCGCTTCCCGGGCACCGTCGAATATGACGCCGAAGGCCTGACCGTTAACGGCACCAAGATTCGCGTCTTCGAAGAACGCAACCCGGCCGCGCTGCCGTGGGGCGACATGGGCGTTGACGTCGTCGTCGAAAGCACCGGCGTCTTCACCGGTCGCAAGACCGAAACCAAAGCGGGCTACGACTCGCACTTGGACGCCGGCGCCAAGAAGGTCGTCCTCAGCGCTCCGGCCAAGGACGCTCCCGATCTGACCTGCGTGCTGGGCGTGAACGACAACGAACTGACGGCCGACATGAAGACCGTCTCGAACGCGAGCTGCACGACCAACTGCTTGGCTCCGGTCGCCAAGATCCTGAACGACAAGTTCGGCCTGAAGGATGGTTTGATGACCACGATTCACGCCTACACCAACGATCAGCAAGTGCTCGACCTGCCGCACGCCGATCCGTATCGCGCTCGCGCCGCGGCCCTCAACATCATCCCGACCTCGACCGGCGCCGCCAAAGCGGTCGGTCTGGTGATTCCGGCCCTGAAGGGCAAGCTGACCGGCATCTCGATGCGTGTTCCGGTTCCGACCGGCAGCGTCGTCGACCTGGTCGCCAACCTCGAAAAGACGGTCACCAAGGAAGAGATCAACGCCGCGATGAAGGAAGCCGCCGAAGGCCCGCTGAAGGGCATTCTGTGCTACACCGAAGACCCGATCGTCTCGGCCGACATCATCGGCGACCCGCACAGCTCGATCTTCGCCGCTCCGTTGACCGACGTGATCAACGGCTCGCTGGTGAAGGTCGTCTCGTGGTACGACAACGAAGCCGGCTACTCGGCTCGTACCGCGGACCTGGTCGCCAAGCTGGGCAACATGTAA
- the mprF gene encoding bifunctional lysylphosphatidylglycerol flippase/synthetase MprF, with product MKRLLSRLSPFLAVLIFCGAAWLLAHELRNYHWHDIRESLSTMPSQKIAFCVALMFLNYVVLVGYDLLALKAIGRTLPLLRVAFASFTGFAASYNFGATLGGVPVRYRSYSVLGLSSVEVLQISVMLGGTFWIGVFAIGGLAFVFDPFELPPDLHLPITSVSGLGWLLLASAVVYIALTFLWKKPFTIAGQEIRLPGPGIALAQLGVAIADIMIAAACLYVLLPEDVGMNYPQFLGVFLLASIAVVLTHVPGGVGVFELVILTLTASTAKDDVVAALLVFRVIYYLLPLFAAILLLGGQEYHAHRHHLDPVARQAWQITSSLLPTLLAFAAFIAGAVLLFSGNTPGMGERIAALKHYIPLSFLEASHFLGSVAGVALLLTARGLQLKLDSAWWAAAFLLVAGIITSLLKGLDYEAAILLSLVLFALIACRDQFYRKGSLVHERFSPAWIALLALALVSATWLGFFSYRHVDYRNDLWWDFAFHGDASRFLRASVGVAVVVLVFAVWRLLSRAPGPRTEPPTPEEMETVMAIVAKSPRLASTLALLGDKRFLFSDDNSAFIMYAIERRSWVAMGDPVGPVEQWSELIWKYRELCDRYHGWPVFYQVAPESLSIYLDQGLTLLKLGEDGRVPLREYSIAGNHFKSLRSTRNKLQKSGYTFEIVPREQTAELMPRLREISDGWLAEKHSAEKGFSLGFFDEEYLSHFDIAVIRDAERIVAFANVLANEPKEEASIDLMRYDSSVAGLMDFLFIELLLWAKEEGYEWFNFGMAPLSGIEDRRLAPMWNKIAGLVYRHGDHFYSFEGLRAYKSKFKPVWAPRYLASPGGWALPQVLADVTRLIGRHRPESEKLEEEAA from the coding sequence ATGAAACGACTGCTGTCACGACTGTCGCCCTTTTTGGCGGTATTGATCTTTTGCGGCGCCGCCTGGCTGCTGGCGCATGAGCTGCGCAACTACCATTGGCACGACATCCGCGAAAGTCTGAGTACGATGCCGTCGCAGAAGATCGCTTTCTGCGTGGCGCTGATGTTCCTCAACTACGTCGTGCTGGTTGGCTATGACTTGCTCGCCCTGAAGGCGATCGGCCGGACGTTGCCGCTGCTGCGGGTCGCCTTCGCGTCGTTTACCGGATTTGCCGCCAGTTATAACTTTGGCGCAACGCTTGGCGGGGTCCCGGTTCGCTATCGTTCTTACTCGGTCCTGGGGCTTTCCTCGGTCGAAGTCTTACAGATTTCGGTCATGCTCGGCGGGACCTTTTGGATCGGCGTCTTCGCGATCGGCGGACTCGCATTCGTCTTCGATCCGTTCGAGCTGCCGCCTGACTTGCATCTGCCGATTACGTCGGTCTCGGGACTCGGCTGGCTACTGTTGGCCAGCGCCGTCGTCTACATCGCGCTGACGTTCCTCTGGAAAAAGCCGTTCACGATCGCCGGGCAAGAGATCCGTTTGCCTGGTCCGGGGATCGCCCTGGCGCAGCTAGGGGTTGCGATCGCCGACATCATGATCGCGGCCGCTTGTTTGTACGTGCTGCTGCCTGAAGACGTGGGAATGAACTACCCGCAGTTTCTCGGCGTCTTTCTGTTGGCGTCGATCGCGGTGGTTCTGACGCATGTTCCTGGCGGCGTCGGCGTCTTTGAACTGGTGATCCTGACGCTGACCGCATCGACCGCCAAAGATGACGTCGTCGCGGCGCTCCTCGTCTTTCGGGTGATTTACTACTTGCTGCCGCTCTTCGCCGCGATCTTGCTGCTGGGCGGTCAAGAGTATCACGCTCATCGCCATCATCTCGATCCGGTAGCGCGTCAGGCCTGGCAGATCACCTCGTCGCTGTTACCAACGCTGTTGGCGTTCGCCGCGTTCATCGCCGGCGCGGTTTTGCTCTTCTCCGGCAATACGCCAGGGATGGGAGAACGGATCGCGGCGCTCAAGCACTACATTCCCCTCTCGTTCTTGGAGGCGTCTCACTTTTTGGGAAGCGTTGCCGGCGTTGCGCTGCTGCTGACGGCGCGGGGACTTCAACTGAAACTTGACTCGGCCTGGTGGGCTGCGGCGTTCTTGCTCGTCGCCGGCATCATCACGTCGCTGCTCAAGGGATTGGACTATGAAGCGGCGATTCTGCTATCGCTCGTCCTATTTGCGCTAATTGCGTGTCGCGATCAGTTCTATCGGAAAGGATCGCTGGTGCACGAGCGATTCTCGCCGGCCTGGATCGCCCTGCTGGCGCTGGCGCTCGTCAGTGCGACATGGCTCGGGTTCTTCAGTTACCGCCATGTCGACTATCGCAACGACTTGTGGTGGGACTTCGCGTTTCATGGGGATGCGTCGCGCTTCTTGCGAGCCAGCGTCGGCGTCGCGGTCGTGGTGTTGGTCTTCGCAGTGTGGCGGCTCCTCTCGCGCGCACCGGGTCCACGGACCGAACCGCCGACGCCTGAAGAGATGGAAACCGTCATGGCGATCGTCGCCAAGTCGCCCAGGCTCGCATCGACGCTCGCGCTGCTGGGAGACAAACGGTTCCTGTTCAGCGACGACAATTCGGCGTTCATCATGTACGCGATCGAACGGCGATCGTGGGTCGCGATGGGAGACCCGGTCGGCCCGGTTGAGCAATGGTCAGAACTGATTTGGAAGTATCGCGAACTCTGCGATCGGTATCATGGCTGGCCCGTCTTCTACCAAGTCGCCCCTGAAAGCTTGTCGATCTATCTCGATCAAGGTTTGACGCTCTTGAAGCTCGGTGAAGATGGCCGCGTGCCGCTCCGCGAGTATTCGATCGCCGGCAATCACTTCAAGAGCCTCCGCTCGACCCGCAACAAGCTGCAAAAGTCGGGCTACACGTTTGAGATCGTTCCCCGCGAGCAAACCGCCGAGCTGATGCCGCGACTTCGCGAGATCTCCGACGGTTGGCTCGCCGAGAAGCACTCGGCCGAGAAAGGATTCTCCCTCGGCTTCTTCGACGAAGAGTATTTGAGCCATTTCGACATCGCCGTGATCCGCGACGCGGAAAGAATTGTCGCCTTCGCGAACGTCTTGGCGAACGAGCCGAAGGAAGAGGCGTCGATCGACCTGATGCGGTATGACTCGTCGGTCGCCGGGCTGATGGACTTCCTGTTCATTGAACTCCTCCTCTGGGCGAAGGAGGAAGGGTACGAGTGGTTTAACTTCGGCATGGCGCCCCTTTCTGGAATCGAAGATCGCCGGCTGGCCCCGATGTGGAACAAGATCGCCGGGCTGGTCTACCGGCACGGGGACCACTTCTACAGCTTTGAGGGGCTGCGGGCCTACAAATCGAAGTTCAAACCGGTCTGGGCCCCCCGCTATTTGGCCTCTCCCGGCGGCTGGGCGCTTCCGCAAGTGTTGGCTGATGTGACCCGTTTGATCGGTCGACATCGCCCGGAGAGCGAAAAGTTGGAAGAAGAGGCCGCTTAA
- the ilvN gene encoding acetolactate synthase small subunit: MRHVLSAVVQNVPGVLAHISGMLASRGYNIDSLAVGETEVPNLSRMTFVVVGDDQVLEQVRKQLEKIVTVVRVYDVSSQDFVERDLMLIKVSTAGGKRSEVRELADIFRGRIVDVGAEDVVIEMSGPENKIIAFIDCMRPFGITELVRTGRIAMVRSGTTVE, encoded by the coding sequence ATGCGACACGTCCTTTCGGCGGTCGTCCAGAACGTGCCCGGGGTGCTTGCGCACATCTCGGGGATGCTGGCTTCGCGGGGCTACAATATCGATTCGCTTGCGGTAGGGGAAACCGAAGTACCCAACCTGTCGCGGATGACGTTTGTAGTCGTAGGCGATGATCAGGTATTGGAGCAAGTTCGTAAGCAGCTCGAGAAGATCGTTACGGTCGTTCGCGTTTATGACGTCAGTTCGCAAGACTTCGTCGAACGCGACTTGATGCTGATCAAGGTTTCGACCGCCGGCGGCAAGCGTAGCGAAGTTCGCGAGCTGGCCGACATCTTCCGCGGCCGCATCGTCGATGTCGGCGCGGAAGACGTTGTGATCGAAATGTCGGGTCCCGAAAACAAGATCATCGCGTTTATCGACTGCATGCGTCCGTTCGGCATCACCGAACTGGTCCGCACCGGCCGAATCGCCATGGTCCGCAGCGGTACCACGGTCGAATAA
- the queC gene encoding 7-cyano-7-deazaguanine synthase QueC, whose amino-acid sequence MSKVVAVVSGGMDSATLLYHLLDAGHEVCAISINYGQRHVKELEYARKLCEGVNVPHMVADLSAINPLFGANSLSGRDIEIPEGHYAEENMKLTVVPNRNMILLSVSIAWAISQQCVAVAYGAHSGDHAIYPDCRPEFAAAMDQAAQLCDWNPVQLWRPFVDIDKGDIAKRGAELGVPYELTWTCYKGLEEHCGKCGACTERKEAFAKHGLKDPTVYMA is encoded by the coding sequence ATGTCCAAAGTCGTCGCCGTCGTTTCCGGAGGGATGGACTCCGCTACCCTGCTCTACCATTTGCTCGACGCCGGGCACGAAGTCTGCGCGATCTCGATCAACTATGGGCAGCGGCATGTGAAGGAGCTGGAGTACGCGCGGAAGTTGTGCGAGGGAGTCAACGTTCCGCACATGGTCGCCGATCTTTCGGCGATCAATCCGCTGTTTGGCGCCAACAGTCTGAGCGGCCGCGACATCGAAATCCCCGAAGGCCACTACGCCGAAGAGAACATGAAGCTGACGGTCGTCCCAAATCGCAACATGATCTTGCTCTCGGTCTCGATCGCATGGGCGATCAGTCAGCAGTGCGTCGCCGTCGCCTACGGCGCCCATAGCGGCGACCATGCGATCTATCCCGATTGTCGTCCGGAGTTCGCCGCCGCGATGGACCAAGCGGCGCAGCTCTGCGACTGGAACCCAGTCCAGCTGTGGCGCCCCTTCGTCGACATCGACAAGGGAGACATCGCGAAGCGCGGCGCCGAGCTGGGCGTCCCGTACGAGCTGACCTGGACTTGCTACAAAGGTCTGGAAGAGCACTGCGGCAAATGCGGCGCGTGCACCGAACGGAAAGAAGCGTTCGCGAAGCACGGGCTCAAAGATCCGACGGTCTACATGGCGTAG
- a CDS encoding suppressor of fused domain protein, which produces MPIEFRCPICGKGFKVDEKHVGRKTICKGCGTTILVPQPGETEAIVIPSEDEVLVPATAAEPPKRVIERDGQLFAAISKHIEQHVGPIARVFRDHVNEKKQVDILWVKPTAKTPFHTLATCGMAEQPMQIPPEADGFPYAEMILCLPQNWPIDESALANEAIYWPLRWMKLVARLPQEQNTYVARSQVLPNGVPARPFHANTTMTAWMFTPPQIGPEELPAMAVSDRTVDFFAMTAIHTDELRFYYQHGYLETLRRLKAEFPSRTLHSMRRPSFLNPHR; this is translated from the coding sequence ATGCCGATTGAATTCCGCTGTCCCATCTGCGGAAAAGGATTCAAGGTCGACGAAAAGCATGTCGGTCGCAAGACGATCTGCAAAGGGTGCGGCACGACGATTCTCGTCCCGCAGCCCGGCGAAACGGAAGCGATCGTCATCCCCAGCGAAGATGAAGTGCTGGTCCCTGCGACGGCGGCGGAGCCGCCCAAGCGCGTGATCGAGCGCGACGGTCAACTCTTCGCCGCGATCAGCAAGCATATCGAACAGCACGTTGGGCCGATCGCGCGCGTCTTTCGCGATCATGTCAACGAAAAGAAGCAGGTCGACATCCTCTGGGTCAAACCGACGGCCAAGACGCCGTTTCATACCTTAGCGACCTGCGGCATGGCGGAGCAACCGATGCAGATCCCGCCGGAAGCCGACGGCTTCCCTTACGCCGAGATGATCCTCTGCTTGCCGCAGAATTGGCCCATCGACGAAAGCGCGCTGGCCAACGAAGCGATCTACTGGCCGTTGCGCTGGATGAAATTGGTCGCGCGCTTGCCGCAAGAGCAAAACACGTATGTCGCCAGGTCGCAGGTTCTGCCCAACGGCGTCCCTGCGCGTCCTTTTCACGCCAACACGACGATGACCGCCTGGATGTTCACTCCGCCGCAAATTGGGCCGGAAGAGCTTCCCGCGATGGCGGTTTCAGATCGTACGGTCGACTTTTTCGCGATGACGGCGATTCACACGGACGAACTGCGGTTCTACTATCAACATGGCTATCTCGAGACGCTCCGGCGACTAAAAGCGGAGTTTCCGTCGCGCACCTTGCATAGCATGCGTCGCCCCAGTTTTCTCAATCCTCACCGGTAG